One Carassius auratus strain Wakin chromosome 44, ASM336829v1, whole genome shotgun sequence genomic window carries:
- the LOC113062247 gene encoding ras-related protein Rab-5A-like: MANRGGATRPNGSNAGNKICQFKLVLLGESAVGKSSLVLRFVKGQFHEFQESTIGAAFLTQTVCLDDTTVKFEIWDTAGQERYHSLAPMYYRGAQAAIVVYDITNEESFARAKNWVKELQRQASPNIVIALSGNKADLANKRAVDFQDAQSYADDNSLLFMETSAKTSMNVNEIFMAIAKRLPKNEPQAAGVSSGRSRGVDLTETAQPTKAPCCSN; encoded by the exons ATGGCCAATAGGGGAGGAGCAACACGCCCCAACGGGTCCAACGCGGGCAATAAGATCTGCCAGTTTAAACTGGTCTTGTTAGGAGAATCGGCTGTGGGAAAGTCCAGCCTTGTACTGCGCTTCGTCAAGGGGCAGTTTCATGAGTTTCAGGAAAGCACAATAGGAG CTGCCTTCCTTACACAGACGGTGTGCTTAGATGACACAACGGTAAAGTTTGAGATTTGGGACACAGCCGGACAGGAGCGCTACCACAGTTTGGCCCCCATGTACTATAGAGGTGCCCAGGCGGCCATTGTAGTTTATGACATCACCAATGAA GAGTCGTTTGCAAGAGCAAAGAACTGGGTCAAGGAGCTTCAGAGGCAGGCCAGTCCAAACATTGTCATCGCACTGTCTGGAAACAAGGCTGACCTTGCCAACAAGAGAGCTGTGGACTTCCAG GATGCTCAGTCTTATGCAGATGACAACAGTTTGCTGTTCATGGAGACATCAGCAAAGACCTCCATGAATGTCAATGAGATCTTCATGGCCATcg CGAAAAGGTTGCCTAAGAATGAGCCCCAAGCTGCCGGAGTCAGCAGTGGGCGGAGTAGGGGCGTGGACCTCACAGAGACAGCCCAACCCACTAAGGCCCCCTGCTGCAGCAACTAG